One Coccinella septempunctata chromosome 1, icCocSept1.1, whole genome shotgun sequence DNA window includes the following coding sequences:
- the LOC123308606 gene encoding valine--tRNA ligase isoform X2 — MSEKVEVIKENGNVAPIKTEKQLEKEAKKQAKLDKLKQKLEKKQTVAPKKESEKKEKKKEFKETAVYTANTPEGTKKNVSDPLPDAYSPKYVEAAWYSWWEKSGFFKPEYGKKSISDPSPKGKFIIIIPPPNVTGTLHLGHALTNSIQDCIVRWHRMKGQMTLWNPGCDHAGIATQVVVEKKLWREEKKTRHDVGREDFMKKIWKWKQEKGDRIYHQLKKMGSSYDWDRAAFTMDPKLCKAVVEAFVRLHDENIIYRANRLVNWSCTLKSAISDIEVDKVEIPGRTFLSVPGYANKIEFGVIISFAYPVEGSDEKLVVATTRIETMLGDTAVAVHPEDERYKHLHGKFVVHPFCDRKIPIVVDSYVEKDFGTGAVKITPAHDPNDYEVGKRHNLPFITIFNDQGDICGDYGKFTGMKRFDARKAILEALKEKGLYVETKNNPMVVPICSRSKDIVEPMLKPQWYVKCEEMARKAVEAVNSGELKIIPEMHIKTWHHWMEGIRDWCISRQLWWGHRIPAYKVTFKTKPENLNLDDFRAVGETEIWVSGRTEQEALEKAQTKFSTTVDNITLTQDEDVLDTWFSSALFPFSIFGWPDQTEDLNVFYPTSLLETGHDILFFWVARMVFFGQKLLGKLPFKEVYLHPIIRDAHGRKMSKSLGNVIDPMDVIHGITLEGLHNQLADGNLDSKEVEKAKAGQKQDFPEGIPECGTDALRFALCAMCRGRDINLDILRVQGYRFFCNKIWNATRFALTYLGNDFEAPENNSLIGNESLMDLWILSRLSAAAHDANKGFEIYDFSLVTNSCYNVWLYEICDVYLEYLKPVFTGGDETAKKTARVTLYRALEVALRLLSPFMPFITEELYQRLPRSSASAEKIPSICIASYPEAEELGWRQVAIEEDVDFIQKVAKAIRSARSDYNLPNKTKTEAYVKCSDPTISNIVTKYNFPLCTLSYCSKIATNEEVPVGCTIITVSDKCEVHLLLKGLIEPTKEIAKIEKKMQILQGTQTSLAKAMSAADYSAKVPVEVQEANSEKLSQTKIELERLEVALGNLRLME, encoded by the exons atgagcgAAAAAGTCGAAGTTATCAAAGAAAATGGGAATGTTGCCCCAATAAAAACCGAAAAACAGCTGGAGAAAGAGGCTAAGAAACAAGCAAAACTCGATAAATTGAAACAGAAACTGGAAAAGAAGCAAACTGTTGCCCCAAAAAAAGAAAGTGAG aaaaaagaaaagaaaaaggaaTTTAAAGAAACTGCTGTATATACAGCGAATACTCCTGAGGGTACAAAGAAGAATGTTTCAGACCCATTACCGGATGCTTACAGCCCAAAATATGTTGAAGCAGCGTGGTACTCTTGGTGGGAGAAGAGCGGATTTTTCAAACCAGAATATGGA AAAAAGTCTATTAGTGACCCATCTCCTAAAGGaaaattcattataattattcCTCCACCTAATGTAACTGGGACCTTACATTTGGGTCATGCTTTAACTAATTCAATTCAAGATTGTATTGTCAGATG GCATAGAATGAAAGGACAAATGACATTGTGGAACCCCGGTTGTGATCATGCTGGTATCGCTACACAGGTTGtagtagaaaaaaaattgtggagAGAGGAGAAAAAAACCAGGCATGATGTTGGAAGagaagattttatgaagaaaatttggaaATGGAAGCAAGA GAAAGGTGATAGAATTTATCaccagttgaaaaaaatgggcTCCTCATATGATTGGGATAGAGCAGCTTTCACAATGGATCCTAAGTTATGCAAAGCTGTTGTAGAGGCTTTTGTTAGATTGCATGATGAGAATATCATCTACAGAGCTAATCGCCTTGTAAATTGGTCTTGCACTTTGAAATCTGCAATTTCAGATATTGAG GTAGATAAAGTTGAAATTCCTGGTAGAACATTCCTTTCTGTGCCTGGTTATgccaataaaattgaatttggaGTTATAATATCATTTGCTTATCCAGTGGAAGGTTCTGATGAAAAATTGGTTGTGGCAACAACTCGTATCGAAACCATGCTGGGAGATACTGCTGTTGCTGTTCACCCAGAAGATGAAAG ATACAAGCATCTTCATGGAAAATTTGTAGTTCATCCATTCTGTGATCGAAAAATTCCAATTGTTGTCGACTCTTATGTGGAAAAAGATTTTGGTACTGGAGCTGTTAAAATTACTCCCGCTCATGATCCTAACGATTACGAGGTTGGAAAAAGGCATAATTTACCTTTTATAACAATCTTCAATGATCAGGGCGATATATGCGGTGATTATGGAAAATTCACT GGCATGAAACGTTTCGATGCTAGAAAAGCTATTTTGGAGGCATTGAAAGAGAAAGGTCTCTACGTAGAAACCAAAAACAATCCTATGGTAGTACCCATTTGCAGTAGAAGCAAAGACATTGTAGAGCCAATGTTGAAGCCACAATGGTATGTCAAATGTGAAGAAATGGCCAGAAAGGCTGTTGAAGCTGTTAACTCTGGGGAATTAAAGATAATTCCTGAAATGCATATAAAAACTTGGCACCATTGGATGGAGGGAATTCGGGATTGGTGTATTTCCAGACAGCTGTGGTGGGGACATAGAATACCAGCCTACAAAGTTACTTTCAAGACAAAGCCAGAAAAC TTGAATCTGGATGATTTCAGAGCG GTAGGTGAAACGGAGATCTGGGTATCTGGTAGAACAGAACAGGAAGCTTTGGAAAAAGCTCAAACAAAATTCTCAACAACAGTGGACAACATAACACTGACCCAAGATGAAGATGTATTGGATACTTGGTTCTCATCTGCtctatttccattttcaatatttggatGGCCTGATCAAACTGAGGATCTTAATGTGTTTTACCCCACGTCCTTATTGGAAACTGGACATGATATCTTATTTTTCTGGGTGGCAAGAATGGTTTTCTTCGGACAGAAATTACTGGGCAAGTTACCTTTCAA GGAAGTGTATCTTCATCCAATCATAAGAGATGCGCACGGTCGAAAAATGAGCAAGTCCCTTGGAAACGTGATTGATCCAATGGATGTGATCCATGGCATCACTCTTGAAGGTCTGCACAATCAACTTGCTGATGGCAATTTGGACTCCAAGGAGGTAGAAAAGGCCAAAGCTGGTCAGAAACAAGATTTTCCTGAGGGTATTCCTGAATGTGGCACAGACGCATTGAGATTTGCCCTTTGTGCTATGTGCAGAGGACGTGATATAAACTTGGATATTCTCAGAGTGCAAGGATACAG GTTTTTCTGTAACAAAATTTGGAACGCAACTCGTTTCGCTTTGACCTACCTAGGAAATGATTTCGAAGCTCCTGAAAACAATTCATTAATAGGCAATGAAAGTCTTATGGATCTGTGGATTTTGAGTCGACTCTCAGCGGCTGCACATGATGCAAACAAaggttttgaaatttatgaCTTTTCCCTGGTTACCAATTCCTGCTACAATGTGTGGCTGTATGAAATTTGTGATGTTTATTTG gaatacCTGAAACCGGTGTTCACTGGAGGAGATGAAACTGCCAAAAAAACGGCCCGTGTCACACTTTACCGAGCATTAGAAGTAGCTCTCCGTTTGCTTTCACCTTTTATGCCTTTTATTACCGAAGAACTCTATCAAAGGTTACCCAGATCTTCTGCATCTGCGGAAAAAATTCCCAGCATTTGCATTGCTTCTTATCCTGAAGCGGAAGAATTGGGATGGAGACAAGTAGCTATTGAAGAAGATGTTGATTTCATTCAAAAAGTAGCCAAAGCTATCAGGTCGGCTAGAAGTGATTACAACTTGCCCAATAAAACGAAAACCGAAG CTTATGTAAAATGCTCGGATCCTACAATTTCGAATATTGTAACGAAATACAATTTTCCCCTGTGTACTTTGTCCTACTGTTCGAAAATAGCAACTAATGAGGAGGTACCTGTTGGTTGCACTATTATAACTGTTTCCGACAAGTGTGAAGTGCATTTGTTGCTGAAAGGGCTCATTGAGCCTACTAAGGAAATagcgaaaattgaaaagaagatgcAAATTTTACAAGGAACTCAAACTTCTTTGGCAAAAGCTATGAGTGCTGCAGACTACTCTGCAAAG GTACCTGTGGAAGTCCAAGAAGCAAACTCTGAAAAGCTTTCTCAAACTAAAATTGAACTGGAGAGACTAGAAGTGGCACTTGGAAACTTGAGATTGATGGAATAA
- the LOC123308606 gene encoding valine--tRNA ligase isoform X4 — protein MSEKVEVIKENGNVAPIKTEKQLEKEAKKQAKLDKLKQKLEKKQTVAPKKESEKKEKKKEFKETAVYTANTPEGTKKNVSDPLPDAYSPKYVEAAWYSWWEKSGFFKPEYGKKSISDPSPKGKFIIIIPPPNVTGTLHLGHALTNSIQDCIVRWHRMKGQMTLWNPGCDHAGIATQVVVEKKLWREEKKTRHDVGREDFMKKIWKWKQEKGDRIYHQLKKMGSSYDWDRAAFTMDPKLCKAVVEAFVRLHDENIIYRANRLVNWSCTLKSAISDIEVDKVEIPGRTFLSVPGYANKIEFGVIISFAYPVEGSDEKLVVATTRIETMLGDTAVAVHPEDERYKHLHGKFVVHPFCDRKIPIVVDSYVEKDFGTGAVKITPAHDPNDYEVGKRHNLPFITIFNDQGDICGDYGKFTGMKRFDARKAILEALKEKGLYVETKNNPMVVPICSRSKDIVEPMLKPQWYVKCEEMARKAVEAVNSGELKIIPEMHIKTWHHWMEGIRDWCISRQLWWGHRIPAYKVTFKTKPENVGETEIWVSGRTEQEALEKAQTKFSTTVDNITLTQDEDVLDTWFSSALFPFSIFGWPDQTEDLNVFYPTSLLETGHDILFFWVARMVFFGQKLLGKLPFKEVYLHPIIRDAHGRKMSKSLGNVIDPMDVIHGITLEGLHNQLADGNLDSKEVEKAKAGQKQDFPEGIPECGTDALRFALCAMCRGRDINLDILRVQGYRFFCNKIWNATRFALTYLGNDFEAPENNSLIGNESLMDLWILSRLSAAAHDANKGFEIYDFSLVTNSCYNVWLYEICDVYLEYLKPVFTGGDETAKKTARVTLYRALEVALRLLSPFMPFITEELYQRLPRSSASAEKIPSICIASYPEAEELGWRQVAIEEDVDFIQKVAKAIRSARSDYNLPNKTKTEAYVKCSDPTISNIVTKYNFPLCTLSYCSKIATNEEVPVGCTIITVSDKCEVHLLLKGLIEPTKEIAKIEKKMQILQGTQTSLAKAMSAADYSAKVPVEVQEANSEKLSQTKIELERLEVALGNLRLME, from the exons atgagcgAAAAAGTCGAAGTTATCAAAGAAAATGGGAATGTTGCCCCAATAAAAACCGAAAAACAGCTGGAGAAAGAGGCTAAGAAACAAGCAAAACTCGATAAATTGAAACAGAAACTGGAAAAGAAGCAAACTGTTGCCCCAAAAAAAGAAAGTGAG aaaaaagaaaagaaaaaggaaTTTAAAGAAACTGCTGTATATACAGCGAATACTCCTGAGGGTACAAAGAAGAATGTTTCAGACCCATTACCGGATGCTTACAGCCCAAAATATGTTGAAGCAGCGTGGTACTCTTGGTGGGAGAAGAGCGGATTTTTCAAACCAGAATATGGA AAAAAGTCTATTAGTGACCCATCTCCTAAAGGaaaattcattataattattcCTCCACCTAATGTAACTGGGACCTTACATTTGGGTCATGCTTTAACTAATTCAATTCAAGATTGTATTGTCAGATG GCATAGAATGAAAGGACAAATGACATTGTGGAACCCCGGTTGTGATCATGCTGGTATCGCTACACAGGTTGtagtagaaaaaaaattgtggagAGAGGAGAAAAAAACCAGGCATGATGTTGGAAGagaagattttatgaagaaaatttggaaATGGAAGCAAGA GAAAGGTGATAGAATTTATCaccagttgaaaaaaatgggcTCCTCATATGATTGGGATAGAGCAGCTTTCACAATGGATCCTAAGTTATGCAAAGCTGTTGTAGAGGCTTTTGTTAGATTGCATGATGAGAATATCATCTACAGAGCTAATCGCCTTGTAAATTGGTCTTGCACTTTGAAATCTGCAATTTCAGATATTGAG GTAGATAAAGTTGAAATTCCTGGTAGAACATTCCTTTCTGTGCCTGGTTATgccaataaaattgaatttggaGTTATAATATCATTTGCTTATCCAGTGGAAGGTTCTGATGAAAAATTGGTTGTGGCAACAACTCGTATCGAAACCATGCTGGGAGATACTGCTGTTGCTGTTCACCCAGAAGATGAAAG ATACAAGCATCTTCATGGAAAATTTGTAGTTCATCCATTCTGTGATCGAAAAATTCCAATTGTTGTCGACTCTTATGTGGAAAAAGATTTTGGTACTGGAGCTGTTAAAATTACTCCCGCTCATGATCCTAACGATTACGAGGTTGGAAAAAGGCATAATTTACCTTTTATAACAATCTTCAATGATCAGGGCGATATATGCGGTGATTATGGAAAATTCACT GGCATGAAACGTTTCGATGCTAGAAAAGCTATTTTGGAGGCATTGAAAGAGAAAGGTCTCTACGTAGAAACCAAAAACAATCCTATGGTAGTACCCATTTGCAGTAGAAGCAAAGACATTGTAGAGCCAATGTTGAAGCCACAATGGTATGTCAAATGTGAAGAAATGGCCAGAAAGGCTGTTGAAGCTGTTAACTCTGGGGAATTAAAGATAATTCCTGAAATGCATATAAAAACTTGGCACCATTGGATGGAGGGAATTCGGGATTGGTGTATTTCCAGACAGCTGTGGTGGGGACATAGAATACCAGCCTACAAAGTTACTTTCAAGACAAAGCCAGAAAAC GTAGGTGAAACGGAGATCTGGGTATCTGGTAGAACAGAACAGGAAGCTTTGGAAAAAGCTCAAACAAAATTCTCAACAACAGTGGACAACATAACACTGACCCAAGATGAAGATGTATTGGATACTTGGTTCTCATCTGCtctatttccattttcaatatttggatGGCCTGATCAAACTGAGGATCTTAATGTGTTTTACCCCACGTCCTTATTGGAAACTGGACATGATATCTTATTTTTCTGGGTGGCAAGAATGGTTTTCTTCGGACAGAAATTACTGGGCAAGTTACCTTTCAA GGAAGTGTATCTTCATCCAATCATAAGAGATGCGCACGGTCGAAAAATGAGCAAGTCCCTTGGAAACGTGATTGATCCAATGGATGTGATCCATGGCATCACTCTTGAAGGTCTGCACAATCAACTTGCTGATGGCAATTTGGACTCCAAGGAGGTAGAAAAGGCCAAAGCTGGTCAGAAACAAGATTTTCCTGAGGGTATTCCTGAATGTGGCACAGACGCATTGAGATTTGCCCTTTGTGCTATGTGCAGAGGACGTGATATAAACTTGGATATTCTCAGAGTGCAAGGATACAG GTTTTTCTGTAACAAAATTTGGAACGCAACTCGTTTCGCTTTGACCTACCTAGGAAATGATTTCGAAGCTCCTGAAAACAATTCATTAATAGGCAATGAAAGTCTTATGGATCTGTGGATTTTGAGTCGACTCTCAGCGGCTGCACATGATGCAAACAAaggttttgaaatttatgaCTTTTCCCTGGTTACCAATTCCTGCTACAATGTGTGGCTGTATGAAATTTGTGATGTTTATTTG gaatacCTGAAACCGGTGTTCACTGGAGGAGATGAAACTGCCAAAAAAACGGCCCGTGTCACACTTTACCGAGCATTAGAAGTAGCTCTCCGTTTGCTTTCACCTTTTATGCCTTTTATTACCGAAGAACTCTATCAAAGGTTACCCAGATCTTCTGCATCTGCGGAAAAAATTCCCAGCATTTGCATTGCTTCTTATCCTGAAGCGGAAGAATTGGGATGGAGACAAGTAGCTATTGAAGAAGATGTTGATTTCATTCAAAAAGTAGCCAAAGCTATCAGGTCGGCTAGAAGTGATTACAACTTGCCCAATAAAACGAAAACCGAAG CTTATGTAAAATGCTCGGATCCTACAATTTCGAATATTGTAACGAAATACAATTTTCCCCTGTGTACTTTGTCCTACTGTTCGAAAATAGCAACTAATGAGGAGGTACCTGTTGGTTGCACTATTATAACTGTTTCCGACAAGTGTGAAGTGCATTTGTTGCTGAAAGGGCTCATTGAGCCTACTAAGGAAATagcgaaaattgaaaagaagatgcAAATTTTACAAGGAACTCAAACTTCTTTGGCAAAAGCTATGAGTGCTGCAGACTACTCTGCAAAG GTACCTGTGGAAGTCCAAGAAGCAAACTCTGAAAAGCTTTCTCAAACTAAAATTGAACTGGAGAGACTAGAAGTGGCACTTGGAAACTTGAGATTGATGGAATAA
- the LOC123308606 gene encoding valine--tRNA ligase isoform X1, with protein MSEKVEVIKENGNVAPIKTEKQLEKEAKKQAKLDKLKQKLEKKQTVAPKKESEVKKEKKKEFKETAVYTANTPEGTKKNVSDPLPDAYSPKYVEAAWYSWWEKSGFFKPEYGKKSISDPSPKGKFIIIIPPPNVTGTLHLGHALTNSIQDCIVRWHRMKGQMTLWNPGCDHAGIATQVVVEKKLWREEKKTRHDVGREDFMKKIWKWKQEKGDRIYHQLKKMGSSYDWDRAAFTMDPKLCKAVVEAFVRLHDENIIYRANRLVNWSCTLKSAISDIEVDKVEIPGRTFLSVPGYANKIEFGVIISFAYPVEGSDEKLVVATTRIETMLGDTAVAVHPEDERYKHLHGKFVVHPFCDRKIPIVVDSYVEKDFGTGAVKITPAHDPNDYEVGKRHNLPFITIFNDQGDICGDYGKFTGMKRFDARKAILEALKEKGLYVETKNNPMVVPICSRSKDIVEPMLKPQWYVKCEEMARKAVEAVNSGELKIIPEMHIKTWHHWMEGIRDWCISRQLWWGHRIPAYKVTFKTKPENLNLDDFRAVGETEIWVSGRTEQEALEKAQTKFSTTVDNITLTQDEDVLDTWFSSALFPFSIFGWPDQTEDLNVFYPTSLLETGHDILFFWVARMVFFGQKLLGKLPFKEVYLHPIIRDAHGRKMSKSLGNVIDPMDVIHGITLEGLHNQLADGNLDSKEVEKAKAGQKQDFPEGIPECGTDALRFALCAMCRGRDINLDILRVQGYRFFCNKIWNATRFALTYLGNDFEAPENNSLIGNESLMDLWILSRLSAAAHDANKGFEIYDFSLVTNSCYNVWLYEICDVYLEYLKPVFTGGDETAKKTARVTLYRALEVALRLLSPFMPFITEELYQRLPRSSASAEKIPSICIASYPEAEELGWRQVAIEEDVDFIQKVAKAIRSARSDYNLPNKTKTEAYVKCSDPTISNIVTKYNFPLCTLSYCSKIATNEEVPVGCTIITVSDKCEVHLLLKGLIEPTKEIAKIEKKMQILQGTQTSLAKAMSAADYSAKVPVEVQEANSEKLSQTKIELERLEVALGNLRLME; from the exons atgagcgAAAAAGTCGAAGTTATCAAAGAAAATGGGAATGTTGCCCCAATAAAAACCGAAAAACAGCTGGAGAAAGAGGCTAAGAAACAAGCAAAACTCGATAAATTGAAACAGAAACTGGAAAAGAAGCAAACTGTTGCCCCAAAAAAAGAAAGTGAGGTA aaaaaagaaaagaaaaaggaaTTTAAAGAAACTGCTGTATATACAGCGAATACTCCTGAGGGTACAAAGAAGAATGTTTCAGACCCATTACCGGATGCTTACAGCCCAAAATATGTTGAAGCAGCGTGGTACTCTTGGTGGGAGAAGAGCGGATTTTTCAAACCAGAATATGGA AAAAAGTCTATTAGTGACCCATCTCCTAAAGGaaaattcattataattattcCTCCACCTAATGTAACTGGGACCTTACATTTGGGTCATGCTTTAACTAATTCAATTCAAGATTGTATTGTCAGATG GCATAGAATGAAAGGACAAATGACATTGTGGAACCCCGGTTGTGATCATGCTGGTATCGCTACACAGGTTGtagtagaaaaaaaattgtggagAGAGGAGAAAAAAACCAGGCATGATGTTGGAAGagaagattttatgaagaaaatttggaaATGGAAGCAAGA GAAAGGTGATAGAATTTATCaccagttgaaaaaaatgggcTCCTCATATGATTGGGATAGAGCAGCTTTCACAATGGATCCTAAGTTATGCAAAGCTGTTGTAGAGGCTTTTGTTAGATTGCATGATGAGAATATCATCTACAGAGCTAATCGCCTTGTAAATTGGTCTTGCACTTTGAAATCTGCAATTTCAGATATTGAG GTAGATAAAGTTGAAATTCCTGGTAGAACATTCCTTTCTGTGCCTGGTTATgccaataaaattgaatttggaGTTATAATATCATTTGCTTATCCAGTGGAAGGTTCTGATGAAAAATTGGTTGTGGCAACAACTCGTATCGAAACCATGCTGGGAGATACTGCTGTTGCTGTTCACCCAGAAGATGAAAG ATACAAGCATCTTCATGGAAAATTTGTAGTTCATCCATTCTGTGATCGAAAAATTCCAATTGTTGTCGACTCTTATGTGGAAAAAGATTTTGGTACTGGAGCTGTTAAAATTACTCCCGCTCATGATCCTAACGATTACGAGGTTGGAAAAAGGCATAATTTACCTTTTATAACAATCTTCAATGATCAGGGCGATATATGCGGTGATTATGGAAAATTCACT GGCATGAAACGTTTCGATGCTAGAAAAGCTATTTTGGAGGCATTGAAAGAGAAAGGTCTCTACGTAGAAACCAAAAACAATCCTATGGTAGTACCCATTTGCAGTAGAAGCAAAGACATTGTAGAGCCAATGTTGAAGCCACAATGGTATGTCAAATGTGAAGAAATGGCCAGAAAGGCTGTTGAAGCTGTTAACTCTGGGGAATTAAAGATAATTCCTGAAATGCATATAAAAACTTGGCACCATTGGATGGAGGGAATTCGGGATTGGTGTATTTCCAGACAGCTGTGGTGGGGACATAGAATACCAGCCTACAAAGTTACTTTCAAGACAAAGCCAGAAAAC TTGAATCTGGATGATTTCAGAGCG GTAGGTGAAACGGAGATCTGGGTATCTGGTAGAACAGAACAGGAAGCTTTGGAAAAAGCTCAAACAAAATTCTCAACAACAGTGGACAACATAACACTGACCCAAGATGAAGATGTATTGGATACTTGGTTCTCATCTGCtctatttccattttcaatatttggatGGCCTGATCAAACTGAGGATCTTAATGTGTTTTACCCCACGTCCTTATTGGAAACTGGACATGATATCTTATTTTTCTGGGTGGCAAGAATGGTTTTCTTCGGACAGAAATTACTGGGCAAGTTACCTTTCAA GGAAGTGTATCTTCATCCAATCATAAGAGATGCGCACGGTCGAAAAATGAGCAAGTCCCTTGGAAACGTGATTGATCCAATGGATGTGATCCATGGCATCACTCTTGAAGGTCTGCACAATCAACTTGCTGATGGCAATTTGGACTCCAAGGAGGTAGAAAAGGCCAAAGCTGGTCAGAAACAAGATTTTCCTGAGGGTATTCCTGAATGTGGCACAGACGCATTGAGATTTGCCCTTTGTGCTATGTGCAGAGGACGTGATATAAACTTGGATATTCTCAGAGTGCAAGGATACAG GTTTTTCTGTAACAAAATTTGGAACGCAACTCGTTTCGCTTTGACCTACCTAGGAAATGATTTCGAAGCTCCTGAAAACAATTCATTAATAGGCAATGAAAGTCTTATGGATCTGTGGATTTTGAGTCGACTCTCAGCGGCTGCACATGATGCAAACAAaggttttgaaatttatgaCTTTTCCCTGGTTACCAATTCCTGCTACAATGTGTGGCTGTATGAAATTTGTGATGTTTATTTG gaatacCTGAAACCGGTGTTCACTGGAGGAGATGAAACTGCCAAAAAAACGGCCCGTGTCACACTTTACCGAGCATTAGAAGTAGCTCTCCGTTTGCTTTCACCTTTTATGCCTTTTATTACCGAAGAACTCTATCAAAGGTTACCCAGATCTTCTGCATCTGCGGAAAAAATTCCCAGCATTTGCATTGCTTCTTATCCTGAAGCGGAAGAATTGGGATGGAGACAAGTAGCTATTGAAGAAGATGTTGATTTCATTCAAAAAGTAGCCAAAGCTATCAGGTCGGCTAGAAGTGATTACAACTTGCCCAATAAAACGAAAACCGAAG CTTATGTAAAATGCTCGGATCCTACAATTTCGAATATTGTAACGAAATACAATTTTCCCCTGTGTACTTTGTCCTACTGTTCGAAAATAGCAACTAATGAGGAGGTACCTGTTGGTTGCACTATTATAACTGTTTCCGACAAGTGTGAAGTGCATTTGTTGCTGAAAGGGCTCATTGAGCCTACTAAGGAAATagcgaaaattgaaaagaagatgcAAATTTTACAAGGAACTCAAACTTCTTTGGCAAAAGCTATGAGTGCTGCAGACTACTCTGCAAAG GTACCTGTGGAAGTCCAAGAAGCAAACTCTGAAAAGCTTTCTCAAACTAAAATTGAACTGGAGAGACTAGAAGTGGCACTTGGAAACTTGAGATTGATGGAATAA